One region of Camelina sativa cultivar DH55 chromosome 6, Cs, whole genome shotgun sequence genomic DNA includes:
- the LOC104792516 gene encoding ABC transporter G family member 33, with the protein MRMELAEIGISNGSCSRSSSSRNELENGVDDEAEHALQWGEIQRLPTFKRLRSSLVDNHGVAAEKGKKVVDVTKLGAMERHLMIEKLIKHIENDNLKLLMKIRKRMDRVGVEFPSIEVRYEHLGVEAECEVVEGKALPTLWNSLKRVFLDLMKLSGVRTREAKINLLHDVSGIIKPGRLTLLLGPPGCGKTTFLKALSGNLEKNLKISGEISYNGHGLYEVVPQKTSAYISQHDLHIAEMTVRETIDFSARCQGVGSRTDIMMEVNKREKDGGIIPDSEIDAYMKAISVKGIKRSLQTDYIMKILGLDICAETLVGNAMKRGISGGQKKRLTTAEMMVGPTKALFMDEITNGLDSSTAFQIVKSLQQLAHITNATVFVSLLQPAPESYDLFDDIVLMAEGKIVYQGPRDEVLKFFEACEFQCPERKGVADFLQEVISRKDQGQYWLHHDLPHSFVSVYTLSRRFKDLETGRKIEETLSKQYDKSKTHKDALSFNVYSLPKWELFKACISREFLLMKRNYFVYLFKTFQLVISAILTMTVFIRTRMDIDIIHGNSYMSCLFFATVVLLVDGIPELSMTVQRLSVFYKQKQLCFYPAWAYSIPATVLKVPLSFIESLVWTCLTYYVIGYTPEAYRFFRQFILLFAVHFTSISMFRCIAAIFQTGVASLAAGSFVMLLTFVFAGFAIPYTDMPGWLKWGFWVNPISYAEIGLSVNEFLAPRWQQMQPTNVTLGRTILESRGLNYDDYMYWVSLCALFGLTVIFNTIFTLALSFLKSPTSSRAMISQDKLSELQGTKDSSVKKSKPLDSTIKTNEDSGNMILPFKPLTITFQDLNYYVDVPVEMKGQGHNEKKLQLLSDITGAFRPGVLTALMGISGAGKTTLLDVLAGRKTSGYIEGEIRISGYLKVQETFARVSGYCEQTDIHSPNITVEESLIYSAWLRLVPEIDPKTKIRFVKQVLETIELEEIKDALVGVAGVSGLSTEQRKRLTVAVELVANPSIIFMDEPTTGLDARSAAIVMRAVKNVVDTGRTIVCTIHQPSIHIFEAFDELVLLKRGGRMIYTGPLGQHSSCVTEYFENIPGVGKIRDKYNPATWMLEVTSQSVETELNIDFAKIYNESDLYKRNSELVKELSKPDPGSSDLHFKRTFAQNWWGQFKSCLWKMCLSYWRSPSYNLMRIGHTLVSSLIFGLLFWNQGKKIDTQQSLFTVLGAIYGLVLFVGINNCTSALQYFETERNVMYRERFAGMYSAFAYALAQVVTEIPYIFIQSAEFVIIIYPMIGFYASFSKMLWSLYAMFCNLLCFNYLALFLISVTPNFMVAAILQSLFFVTFNLFAGFLIPRPQIPKWWVWLYYITPTSWTLNMFFSSQYGDIHQEIDAFGETTTVAIFLEDYFGFHHERLMITAIVLIAFPVALATMFAFFVAKLNFQKR; encoded by the exons ATGAGAATGGAGCTTGCAGAGATTGGAATAAGCAACGGATCTTGTTCCAGGAGCAGTTCTTCAAGAAATGAGCTTGAAAATGGTGTTGATGATGAGGCAGAGCATGCTCTTCAATGGGGTGAGATCCAGAGATTGCCCACTTTTAAACGGCTGCGATCATCTCTGGTGGACAACCATGGTGTGGCTGCGGAGAAAGGGAAAAAGGTCGTTGATGTCACCAAGCTTGGAGCCATGGAACGTCATCTGATGATTGAGAAGCTCATCAAACACATTGAGAATGATAATCTCAAGCTGCTCATGAAAATCAGAAAAAGGATGGAcag GGTCGGTGTGGAGTTTCCAAGCATAGAGGTGAGGTATGAGCATTTAGGTGTGGAAGCAGAATGTGAAGTCGTTGAAGGGAAGGCACTTCCAACTTTATGGAACTCCTTGAAGCGTGTTTTCTTA gacTTGATGAAGCTGAGTGGTGTAAGAACACGTGAAGCCaagataaacttacttcatGATGTTAGCGGCATCATTAAACCGGGAAG gTTAACATTGTTGCTTGGTCCTCCTGGATGTGGCAAAACTACTTTTCTTAAGGCCTTGTCTGGAAACTTGGAAAAGAATCTAAAG ATTTCTGGTGAAATCTCTTACAATGGACACGGACTGTACGAAGTTGTTCCTCAGAAAACATCAGCGTATATAAGTCAACATGATCTTCACATTGCAGAGATGACTGTGAGGGAAACAATCGACTTCTCAGCTCGTTGTCAAGGTGTCGGTAGCCGAACAG ATATCATGATGGAGgtcaataaaagagaaaaggatGGTGGAATCATTCCTGACTCAGAAATAGATGCTTACATGAAG GCAATATCAGTTAAAGGAATTAAAAGAAGTCTCCAAACAGATTACATTATGAAG ATACTCGGGCTTGACATTTGTGCAGAAACATTGGTTGGAAATGCGATGAAAAGAGGCATATCCGGAGGGCAAAAGAAGCGTCTTACCACAG CTGAGATGATGGTTGGTCCAACCAAAGCTCTGTTCATGGATGAAATAACAAACGGCTTAGACAGTTCCACGGCATTTCAGATTGTCAAGTCTCTTCAGCAACTAGCTCACATTACCAACGCAACTGTGTTTGTTTCCCTTCTACAACCTGCTCCAGAATCATATGACCTCTTTGACGATATTGTGCTGATGGCTGAAGGCAAAATTGTGTATCAAGGTCCACGCGACGAGGTATTAAAATTCTTCGAGGCATGTGAATTTCAATGTCCAGAAAGGAAAGGTGTTGCAGACTTTCTCCAGGAg GTTATATCTAGGAAGGACCAAGGACAGTACTGGCTGCACCATGACTTACCCCATAGCTTTGTCTCAGTATACACATTGTCAAGGAGATTCAAGGACTTAGAGACTGGAAGAAAAATTGAGGAAACCCTCTCTAAGCAATATGATAAATCAAAAACTCACAAAGATGCTCTTTCATTCAATGTGTATTCTCTTCCAAAGTGGGAGCTGTTCAAAGCATGCATCTCAAGAGAGTTTCTTCTCATGAAGAGAAACTATTTCGTCTACCTCTTCAAGACATTTCAG CTTGTTATATCCGCAATCCTCACAATGACTGTGTTTATTCGAACACGTATGGACATAGATATCATTCATGGGAATTCTTACATGAGTTGCCTCTTTTTTGCAACTGTTGTTCTTCTGGTTGATGGTATTCCAGAGCTGTCTATGACTGTTCAACGCCTTTCCGTGTTCTACAAGCAGAAGCAACTTTGTTTCTATCCAGCTTGGGCTTATTCAATCCCTGCAACTGTATTAAAAGTCCCTCTATCCTTCATTGAATCTCTCGTTTGGACCTGCCTCACTTACTATGTCATCGGATACACTCCTGAAGCTTACCG GTTCTTCCGACAGTTCATTCTACTCTTTGCTGTTCACTTCACATCGATTTCCATGTTCCGGTGTATAGCTGCAATATTTCAGACAGGAGTTGCTTCATTGGCAGCTGGTAGCTTTGTCATGTTACTCACCTTTGTATTCGCCGGGTTTGCCATCCCCTATA CCGATATGCCGGGGTGGCTGAAATGGGGATTTTGGGTAAATCCTATAAGCTACGCTGAGATTGGGCTCTCGGTAAACGAGTTTCTTGCACCGCGGTGGCAGCAA ATGCAACCTACGAATGTCACCTTGGGGAGAACCATACTTGAAAGCAGAGGGCTGAACTATGATGATTACATGTATTGGGTCTCATTATGTGCCTTGTTTG GTCTCACTGTTATCTTCAACACCATTTTCACTCTAGCTCTGAGTTTCTTGAAAT CTCCCACATCATCTCGTGCCATGATTTCCCAGGACAAGCTCTCTGAGCTGCAAGGAACAAAAGATTCATCAGTCAAGAAGAGCAAGCCACTAGATTCCACAATAAAGACAAACGAGGATTCAG GGAATATGATCTTACCTTTTAAACCCCTCACCATAACATTTCAAGACTTGAACTATTACGTCGATGTCCCTGTG GAGATGAAGGGTCAAGGGCACAATGAGAAGAAGTTACAGCTTCTCTCAGACATCACCGGAGCTTTCAGGCCCGGAGTTCTAACGGCGTTGATGGGAATCAGCGGAGCCGGTAAAACCACATTACTCGACGTTCTCGCCGGAAGAAAAACAAGCGGATACATCGAAGGAGAGATCAGAATCAGCGGTTACCTTAAAGTACAAGAAACGTTCGCACGAGTCTCAGGCTACTGCGAGCAAACAGATATACACTCACCAAACATCACAGTCGAAGAATCCCTAATTTACTCAGCTTGGCTCCGTCTAGTTCCTGAAATCGatcccaaaaccaaaatc AGATTTGTGAAGCAAGTTCTGGAGACGATCGAGCTTGAAGAGATCAAAGATGCGTTGGTGGGAGTGGCGGGAGTGAGCGGATTGTCAACGGAACAAAGGAAGCGGTTGACTGTAGCGGTGGAGTTGGTGGCGAATCCGTCGATCATATTCATGGACGAGCCGACAACAGGGCTGGACGCAAGATCAGCCGCTATTGTAATGAGAGCTGTGAAGAACGTAGTTGATACTGGACGAACCATTGTTTGCACTATTCATCAGCCTAGCATCCACATCTTTGAAGCCTTCGACGAG TTGGTTCTTCTGAAGAGAGGTGGTCGCATGATTTACACTGGACCACTCGGACAACATTCATCTTGTGTCACTGAGTATTTTGAG AACATCCCTGGAGTTGGTAAAATTAGAGACAAGTACAATCCAGCAACATGGATGCTAGAGGTCACTTCACAATCTGTAGAGACTGAACTCAACattgattttgcaaaaatctACAACGAATCAGATCTTTACAA GAGAAACTCAGAGCTTGTTAAAGAGTTGAGCAAACCGGATCCAGGGTCAAGCGATTTGCATTTCAAGAGAACTTTTGCACAAAACTGGTGGGGACAGTTTAAATCTTGTTTATGGAAGATGTGTTTATCTTACTGGAGAAGCCCTTCTTACAATTTGATGCGAATCGGTCACACTTTAGTCTCTTCTCTCATCTTTGGTTTACTCTTCTGGAATCAAGGGAAAAAAAT AGACACTCAACAGAGTTTGTTCACAGTTCTAGGGGCAATTTATGGTCTAGTCCTCTTCGTGGGGATAAACAACTGCACGTCAGCGTTGCAGTATTTTGAGACAGAGCGTAATGTTATGTACCGGGAAAGATTTGCAGGAATGTACTCTGCGTTTGCCTACGCATTAGCTCAAGTTGTGACTGAGATTCCTTACATATTCATCCAAAGCGCAGAGTTTGTGATCATAATATATCCTATGATTGGTTTCTATGCGTCTTTCTCTAAAATGTTGTGGAGTCTCTATGCAATGTTCTGTAACTTGCTCTGCTTCAACTACCTTGCATTGTTCCTCATCTCCGTCACTCCAAACTTCATGGTCGCAGCTATTCTCCAGTCGCTTTTCTTTGTTACTTTTAACCTTTTCGCCGGATTCTTGATCCCACGACCA CAAATACCAAAGTGGTGGGTATGGTTATACTATATAACCCCGACATCTTGGACGCTCAACATGTTTTTCTCGTCTCAGTATGGTGATATTCATCAAGAGATCGATGCATTCGGAGAAACCACGACGGTTGCAATATTCTTAGAGGACTATTTCGGATTCCATCATGAGCGTTTGATGATTACAGCCATTGTTCTCATCGCATTTCCAGTTGCATTGGCTACTATGTTTGCTTTCTTTGTTGCCAAACTCAACTTTCAAAAACGATGA